A portion of the Calliphora vicina chromosome 5, idCalVici1.1, whole genome shotgun sequence genome contains these proteins:
- the Lst gene encoding uncharacterized protein Lst, whose protein sequence is MTAVNGKTFLVLSMLLALAWCQQHYQQYSDSEVPTVLSYNSPLRQPDSLRSRPYFDFLSTLYRRDADKTQLFRPYVRTRREAVAAPLPLDLSSHNERSKRAIVFRPLFVYRQQEIRKQQTQNQRRRRV, encoded by the exons ATGACAGCTGTTAATGGAAAG ACATTTTTGGTGTTATCCATGCTATTGGCTTTGGCCTGGTGCCAGCAGCACTATCAGCAATACAGTGACAGCGAAGTGCCTACTGTTTTAAGCTACAACTCACCCCTTAGACAGCCCGACAGCTTGAGATCTCGTCCCTACTTTGATTTCTTGAGCACCTTGTACAGACGTGATGCCGACAAGACCCAATTGTTCCGTCCCTATGTGCGCACTCGTCGTGAGGCTGTTGCCGCCCCTCTTCCCTTAGACCTCAGCTCCCACAATGAACGCAGCAAAAGAGCCATCGTTTTCCGTCCCCTATTCGTGTACAGACAACAGGAAATTCGAAAACAACAAACTCAAAATCAACGTAGACGTcgtgtttaa